Proteins co-encoded in one Sandaracinaceae bacterium genomic window:
- a CDS encoding DUF1361 domain-containing protein codes for MNSPRWRPVHATSHRHALGMLFLRILPLGLFSVLALALLVARVVFTQNSVFLVFAWNLFLAWVPLALALGLERASRLGSASLLGVAWLAFFPNAPYLVTDLVHLRHRAPVPLWYDVAFFATLALAGLFVGLASLEIVHRVLRRHVSARAAWALVLLISALSGYAIYLGRFLRWNSWDLFTRPLGVLASVASDVTHARPWGVSVVFGAIVFASYVAYWGRQHGPRGIVAASSETPPETYAPS; via the coding sequence ATGAATTCTCCTCGTTGGCGCCCGGTGCACGCCACGTCCCACCGCCACGCTCTCGGCATGCTCTTCCTGCGCATCCTCCCTCTCGGCCTGTTCAGTGTGCTGGCGCTCGCGTTGCTGGTGGCCCGCGTGGTCTTCACTCAGAATTCCGTCTTCCTGGTGTTCGCCTGGAACCTGTTCCTGGCGTGGGTGCCGCTCGCCCTGGCGCTGGGCCTCGAGCGCGCCTCTCGGCTGGGCAGCGCGTCCCTCCTCGGTGTGGCCTGGCTAGCGTTCTTCCCGAACGCCCCGTACTTGGTGACCGACTTGGTGCACCTGCGGCACCGGGCGCCCGTGCCGCTCTGGTACGACGTGGCCTTCTTCGCGACGCTGGCGCTGGCGGGCCTCTTCGTGGGGCTGGCCTCCCTCGAGATCGTGCATCGCGTGCTGCGCCGCCACGTGAGCGCCCGCGCGGCGTGGGCTCTGGTGCTGCTCATCTCGGCGCTGAGCGGCTACGCCATCTACCTGGGGCGCTTCTTGCGTTGGAACAGCTGGGACCTCTTCACCCGTCCGCTGGGCGTGTTGGCCAGCGTGGCCAGCGACGTGACTCACGCGCGGCCGTGGGGCGTGAGCGTGGTCTTCGGCGCCATCGTCTTCGCCAGCTACGTGGCCTACTGGGGGCGGCAGCACGGCCCACGGGGGATCGTCGCCGCCAGTTCCGAGACGCCTCCCGAGACCTACGCCCCTTCTTGA
- a CDS encoding dipeptidase, whose translation MSSLCPHPVRRRFARWFPVAALLLAGTGCSGTGTESDPQPPAVPVIPEPPPAEPPVTEPAPAPARILAIDTHSDTTQRMLDEDADLSQRLPDGHVDLVRMQEGGLGGVFLSIWVDPRKYRGERAWRRTLSLIGAVEELVRDHPEQAALCTTSAEVRAAFAAGKAAILMGVEGAHGLGTSDVEEALDRTRQLYRRGVRYMTITWSTDNDFGHSSTGRQPLMGLTDAGRTLVAELNTLGMIVDVSHVSDATFEDILGVTTRPVLASHSSCRDLAAHPRNVSDAMIRRIASNGGAVCLNFYAQFLDADYRAGRRRVQRQHPEEFAALQEEHTHYRARSSAARELAQRLDPALRYPTLERLADHIAHVVEVAGPGAACLGSDFDGVGELPAGMEDVSDLGALRAALEARQLPVAAVFGENVLRVLEAQHAEPTE comes from the coding sequence ATGTCGAGCCTTTGCCCGCACCCCGTTCGCCGACGCTTCGCCCGGTGGTTCCCCGTGGCGGCGCTGCTGCTGGCGGGAACGGGCTGTTCTGGGACAGGGACCGAGAGCGACCCACAGCCTCCCGCCGTGCCCGTGATCCCGGAGCCTCCGCCGGCCGAGCCCCCAGTGACCGAGCCCGCGCCGGCGCCAGCGCGCATCTTGGCCATCGACACGCACTCGGACACCACCCAGCGCATGCTGGATGAGGACGCCGACCTCTCCCAACGGCTCCCTGATGGCCACGTGGACCTGGTGCGCATGCAGGAGGGCGGCCTCGGTGGCGTGTTCCTCAGCATTTGGGTGGACCCCCGCAAGTACCGTGGGGAGCGCGCCTGGCGGCGGACCCTGTCGCTGATCGGCGCCGTGGAAGAGCTGGTGCGGGACCACCCGGAGCAGGCCGCGCTCTGCACCACCAGCGCCGAGGTGCGCGCGGCGTTTGCGGCAGGCAAGGCAGCCATCCTGATGGGCGTGGAAGGCGCGCACGGGCTCGGCACGAGCGACGTCGAGGAGGCCCTCGACCGCACGCGCCAGCTCTACCGGCGTGGCGTGCGCTACATGACCATCACCTGGTCCACCGACAACGACTTCGGCCACAGCTCCACCGGGCGCCAGCCGCTGATGGGGCTGACCGACGCGGGCCGTACCCTGGTGGCCGAGCTCAACACGCTCGGCATGATCGTGGATGTCTCGCACGTGAGTGACGCCACCTTCGAAGACATCCTGGGCGTCACCACGCGCCCGGTGCTCGCGTCGCACAGCTCCTGCCGCGACCTCGCCGCGCACCCGCGCAACGTCTCCGACGCCATGATCCGCCGCATCGCCAGCAACGGCGGGGCGGTGTGCCTGAACTTCTACGCGCAGTTCCTGGACGCCGACTACCGCGCCGGCCGGCGCCGCGTGCAGCGTCAGCACCCCGAGGAGTTCGCCGCCCTGCAAGAAGAGCACACCCACTACCGCGCGCGCTCCTCCGCGGCGCGCGAGCTGGCCCAGCGCCTGGACCCTGCGCTGCGGTACCCAACCCTCGAGCGCCTGGCGGACCACATCGCGCACGTGGTGGAGGTGGCTGGCCCGGGGGCGGCGTGCCTCGGCTCGGACTTCGACGGGGTGGGGGAGCTCCCCGCTGGAATGGAAGACGTCTCCGACCTGGGCGCGCTGCGAGCGGCGCTCGAAGCACGTCAGCTCCCCGTGGCGGCCGTTTTCGGCGAGAATGTGCTGAGGGTGCTGGAGGCACAGCACGCCGAGCCCACGGAATGA
- a CDS encoding FHA domain-containing protein has protein sequence MTDSHQIVVGRSRDCGLVISDGTVSGRHARLTWHGAVLLVEDLGSANGTWVSGQRITQMEIRPGDDLRLGAVSFPWGHPNLYGFLRKGAAGDTILGMSIPGRKYICGACGQTGLIPHGFDGGTLACIKCHTALIVGKKPPPEARAQGKGGSRVGGVLGSLVMLAIAGGIGLWVWQNGGEERARVVREQLQPIGPRSTSDEELSVRVHSRDRIVASMDSSNPIVRNAAARVAAGEQGSFSVEQVAAVWSHVRGQWRYVNDPQGSEYFAQASETIDNSFVGDCDDFAIVVASMITAIGGRTRIVMMNGPEGGHAYPEVCLDAEAEDVRARLDTHYRALTDRELRQRVNGIHFRPAGDCRLWLNLDWNAGVPGGPYEPESWAIAVYPDGKTETLAVAASGG, from the coding sequence ATGACAGACAGCCATCAAATTGTCGTTGGACGGTCGCGGGACTGCGGGTTGGTCATCAGCGACGGAACGGTGTCCGGTCGCCATGCCCGCCTGACGTGGCACGGGGCGGTGCTGCTCGTGGAAGACCTGGGCAGCGCCAACGGCACGTGGGTCAGTGGCCAACGCATCACGCAGATGGAGATCCGCCCCGGGGATGACCTGCGGCTCGGGGCCGTCTCGTTTCCGTGGGGCCACCCCAACCTCTACGGCTTTCTGCGCAAGGGCGCGGCGGGCGACACCATCCTCGGCATGAGCATCCCCGGCCGCAAGTACATCTGCGGCGCGTGCGGGCAGACCGGGCTCATCCCGCATGGATTCGACGGCGGCACCCTCGCGTGCATCAAGTGCCACACCGCTCTCATCGTGGGCAAGAAGCCGCCGCCGGAGGCTCGCGCACAGGGGAAGGGCGGCTCTCGTGTGGGAGGCGTGCTCGGATCACTCGTGATGCTGGCCATCGCGGGAGGCATCGGCCTGTGGGTCTGGCAGAACGGCGGCGAGGAGCGCGCGCGCGTCGTGCGCGAGCAGCTTCAGCCCATTGGCCCGCGGTCCACCAGCGACGAGGAGCTGTCGGTGCGCGTGCACTCGCGGGACCGCATCGTGGCCTCCATGGACAGCAGCAACCCCATCGTGCGGAACGCGGCGGCCCGGGTGGCGGCGGGCGAGCAGGGCTCGTTCAGCGTGGAGCAGGTGGCGGCCGTGTGGAGCCACGTGCGCGGCCAGTGGCGCTACGTGAACGACCCGCAAGGCAGCGAGTACTTCGCGCAGGCCAGCGAGACCATCGACAACAGCTTCGTGGGGGACTGCGACGACTTCGCCATCGTGGTGGCGTCCATGATCACCGCCATCGGCGGGCGCACGCGCATCGTCATGATGAACGGCCCCGAGGGTGGGCACGCGTACCCCGAGGTGTGCCTGGACGCCGAGGCCGAGGACGTGCGCGCGCGGCTGGACACGCACTACCGCGCGCTCACCGACCGCGAGCTGCGCCAGCGCGTGAACGGCATCCACTTCCGCCCCGCGGGAGACTGCCGCCTGTGGCTCAACCTGGACTGGAATGCCGGCGTGCCGGGCGGGCCCTACGAGCCCGAGAGCTGGGCCATCGCGGTGTATCCCGACGGCAAGACCGAGACGCTGGCGGTGGCGGCCTCGGGCGGCTGA
- a CDS encoding CoA-binding protein, giving the protein MTSPHPLLITEPAQIGVLALDARRVAVLGIKPDSHRDQPAYYVPAYLDSVGIEVIPVPVYYPEVKEILGLPVERDLRRLRDIDICVVFRRSEDVADHVPALIAMRPKCVWMQSGIRDDEAALTLAKAGIAVVQDRCIMVEHRRARL; this is encoded by the coding sequence ATGACATCCCCCCATCCCCTCCTCATCACCGAGCCCGCTCAGATTGGCGTGCTGGCTCTCGACGCGCGCCGCGTGGCCGTCCTGGGCATCAAGCCCGACTCGCACCGCGACCAACCGGCGTACTACGTGCCTGCGTACCTCGACTCCGTGGGCATCGAGGTGATCCCGGTGCCGGTCTACTACCCCGAGGTGAAGGAGATCCTCGGGCTCCCGGTGGAGCGCGACCTGCGCCGCTTGCGCGACATCGACATCTGCGTGGTGTTCCGCCGCTCCGAGGACGTGGCGGACCACGTGCCGGCGCTCATCGCCATGCGGCCGAAGTGCGTGTGGATGCAGTCCGGCATCCGCGACGACGAAGCCGCGCTCACGCTCGCCAAGGCAGGCATCGCCGTGGTGCAGGACCGCTGCATCATGGTGGAGCACCGGCGCGCGCGCCTCTGA
- a CDS encoding 3-oxoacyl-ACP synthase: protein MAGITIVGTGHYVPGVPIPNAHLTRVMDTDDEWIKQRTGIEQRHFVAEGEGVSDLALIAARRALKAANMEPEEIDYIIFATMTPEHIFPGSGGLLGAKLGIPRVPALDIRQQCAAMPYAFQVANGLVMGGEATNVLILGADAHAGFMPWDDWDVLTGEADREITEDARAKGTRHRNLAVLFGDGAAALVVKRAPEGSGYLGTEVHTDGRLFDRIYIASGGFKTRPYFTPEMFEREEHIPRMLGADLMKTAVTELNRVVRSLTEKHGISLDQVDWFVAHQANDRINAAVQKALGIPAEKVPSNIARFGNTSAATIGILLDEMLRDGRAKSGQLICFFALGSGLNWGATLIRL, encoded by the coding sequence ATGGCTGGAATCACCATCGTCGGCACGGGGCACTACGTCCCCGGAGTTCCCATCCCCAACGCGCACCTCACGCGGGTCATGGACACCGACGACGAGTGGATCAAGCAGCGCACGGGCATCGAGCAGCGGCACTTCGTGGCCGAGGGCGAGGGCGTCAGCGACCTGGCGTTGATCGCGGCGCGGCGTGCCCTCAAGGCCGCCAACATGGAGCCCGAGGAGATTGACTACATCATCTTCGCGACCATGACGCCCGAGCACATCTTCCCCGGCTCGGGCGGCCTCCTGGGTGCGAAGCTGGGCATCCCGCGCGTGCCGGCTCTAGACATCCGGCAGCAGTGCGCGGCCATGCCCTACGCGTTCCAGGTGGCCAACGGCTTGGTGATGGGCGGCGAGGCCACCAACGTGCTCATCCTGGGCGCCGACGCGCACGCGGGCTTCATGCCGTGGGACGACTGGGACGTGCTCACCGGCGAGGCCGACCGCGAGATCACGGAAGACGCGCGCGCCAAGGGCACCCGGCACCGCAACCTGGCCGTGCTGTTTGGGGACGGCGCGGCGGCGCTGGTGGTGAAGCGCGCCCCCGAGGGCTCGGGTTACCTGGGCACCGAGGTGCACACCGATGGCCGCCTGTTCGACCGCATCTACATCGCCAGCGGCGGCTTCAAGACGCGCCCGTACTTCACGCCGGAGATGTTCGAACGCGAAGAGCACATTCCGCGCATGCTGGGCGCCGACCTGATGAAGACCGCGGTCACCGAGCTCAACCGCGTGGTGCGCTCGCTCACCGAGAAGCACGGCATCTCGCTCGACCAGGTGGACTGGTTCGTGGCGCACCAGGCCAACGACCGCATCAACGCGGCCGTGCAGAAGGCGCTGGGCATCCCGGCCGAGAAGGTGCCCAGCAACATCGCGCGCTTCGGGAACACGTCGGCGGCCACCATCGGCATCCTGCTGGACGAGATGCTGCGCGACGGGCGGGCCAAGTCCGGCCAGCTGATCTGCTTCTTCGCGCTGGGCTCGGGCCTCAACTGGGGTGCCACGCTCATTCGGCTCTGA
- a CDS encoding M48 family metallopeptidase — protein MPNPPPDFQSYVRSQSQGGAAVRPSGAPDYAFSADVAMLRAFERMRPVELAAASVVRASAQLMDAQQLGTMLRVTDKQIPHLHHIAKGCADTLGIALPKLYVANSPVINAYTFGTNQDAFIVVHAALVDQFDDDELRFVIGHEMGHIQNRHVVYGTVLRVLKTSAAIFLRWIIAPAEIALATWSRRAEITCDRAGLLCSRDLRSATRSFLKLACGSQKLYDQIDLDVYLQQFEDARGNLGRYQEAFATHPYLPKRIHALKVFAESALYREAVGLGQGGVDMAEVDARTSRIIEIADPTLDQAPRPESGNP, from the coding sequence ATGCCCAACCCGCCCCCCGACTTCCAGAGCTACGTTCGCTCCCAATCGCAGGGTGGGGCGGCGGTGCGGCCCAGCGGCGCGCCGGACTATGCCTTCTCGGCCGACGTGGCCATGCTGCGGGCCTTCGAGCGCATGCGCCCTGTGGAGCTCGCGGCGGCCTCGGTGGTGCGGGCGAGCGCCCAGCTCATGGACGCGCAGCAGCTGGGCACCATGCTGCGTGTCACCGACAAGCAGATCCCGCACCTACACCACATCGCCAAGGGCTGCGCGGACACGCTGGGCATCGCGCTGCCCAAGCTCTACGTGGCCAACAGCCCGGTCATCAACGCCTACACCTTCGGCACCAACCAAGACGCGTTCATCGTGGTGCACGCAGCGCTGGTGGACCAGTTCGACGACGACGAGCTGCGCTTCGTGATCGGCCACGAGATGGGCCACATCCAGAACCGGCACGTGGTGTACGGCACCGTGCTGCGCGTGCTCAAGACCAGCGCCGCCATCTTCCTGCGCTGGATCATCGCGCCGGCCGAGATCGCGCTGGCCACCTGGTCGCGCCGCGCGGAGATCACGTGTGATAGGGCAGGGCTCCTGTGCAGCCGCGACCTGCGCAGCGCCACGCGCAGCTTCCTGAAGCTGGCCTGCGGCAGCCAGAAGCTCTACGACCAGATCGACCTCGACGTGTACCTCCAGCAATTCGAGGACGCGCGCGGCAACCTGGGGCGCTACCAAGAGGCCTTCGCCACGCACCCGTATCTGCCCAAGCGCATCCACGCGCTCAAGGTGTTCGCCGAGAGCGCGCTGTACCGCGAGGCGGTGGGCCTCGGGCAGGGCGGCGTGGACATGGCCGAGGTCGACGCGCGCACCTCGCGCATCATCGAGATTGCGGACCCGACGCTGGACCAGGCGCCGCGGCCCGAGAGCGGGAACCCCTGA
- a CDS encoding dynamin family protein: MAVDYSELKSEALQRLRNVARLAKSAGATTMAKTLEQDRIARLRDERFHLVVLGEFNHGKTTFVNALLGGPVLPSGVTPTTAVIHRIRHGAERSATAVRTDGTEESVPFENLADYEVGGSAMADGVQHLDLEYPNTVLGEGVILVDTPGVNDLNDARAEITYEYIPKADAVLFLLDAGQILKESERQFIVGKLLSGSRDKVVFVINKMDLLDADEKEEALAYARTNLAKLVPQPRVFGISAERALEGQPDSGLAELSEFLTRYLREERGRVLIDNGLEAGIRAAQTLVASIEVQQRALKMETSELTRRLGALEADLDASDERIAQRSARIRENIAAVKALVRADVTSFGRSFAQSLPGEIDAADAKDLQAHLAGFIEARFRGFAEDQAEEIAKRLERVAEEAIAFVSEDAKTQAERLRQSLGEGGPALDLAVNTLAYDVSVFAVGAFGVTLMVLSNIVVGGAMALAAPVLAYIFRGRAEKQTKERAKAEAPKVVEDAAAKMADAFDARIDEFGKRLTDFVAQANAEMTRSVAELIRGARDARSRGEGALAELSSGTGMTLVQLADERSHMEKLRASLWA, from the coding sequence GTGGCAGTAGACTACTCCGAGCTGAAATCCGAGGCGCTCCAGCGGCTTCGCAACGTGGCGCGCCTGGCCAAGAGCGCCGGTGCCACCACCATGGCCAAGACCCTCGAGCAGGACCGCATCGCGCGGCTGCGCGACGAGCGCTTCCACCTGGTGGTGCTGGGCGAGTTCAACCACGGCAAGACCACCTTCGTGAACGCGCTGCTGGGCGGCCCGGTGCTGCCCTCGGGCGTCACGCCCACCACGGCCGTCATCCACCGCATTCGGCACGGGGCCGAGCGCAGCGCCACGGCGGTCCGCACCGATGGCACCGAAGAGTCGGTGCCCTTCGAGAACCTGGCGGACTACGAGGTGGGCGGCTCGGCCATGGCCGACGGCGTGCAGCACCTGGACCTCGAGTACCCGAACACGGTGCTGGGCGAGGGCGTGATCCTCGTCGACACCCCGGGCGTCAACGACTTGAACGACGCGCGCGCCGAGATCACCTACGAGTACATTCCGAAGGCAGACGCCGTGCTCTTCCTGCTGGATGCCGGGCAGATCCTGAAAGAGAGCGAGCGCCAGTTCATCGTGGGCAAGCTGCTGAGCGGCAGCCGCGACAAGGTGGTGTTCGTCATCAACAAGATGGACCTGCTGGACGCTGACGAGAAGGAAGAGGCGCTGGCCTACGCGCGCACCAACCTGGCCAAGCTGGTGCCCCAGCCGCGCGTCTTCGGCATCAGCGCCGAGCGGGCCCTCGAAGGCCAGCCGGACTCCGGGCTCGCGGAGCTGAGCGAGTTCCTCACCCGTTACCTGCGCGAGGAGCGCGGGCGCGTGCTCATCGACAACGGCCTCGAGGCTGGCATCCGCGCAGCGCAGACCCTGGTGGCCAGCATCGAGGTGCAGCAGCGCGCGCTCAAGATGGAGACGTCCGAGCTCACGCGCCGCCTGGGCGCGCTCGAGGCCGACTTGGACGCCAGCGACGAACGCATCGCTCAGCGCAGCGCGCGCATCCGCGAGAACATCGCCGCCGTGAAGGCGCTGGTGCGCGCCGATGTCACCAGCTTCGGGCGCAGCTTCGCGCAGTCCCTGCCCGGCGAGATCGACGCCGCGGACGCGAAGGACCTGCAGGCGCACCTGGCCGGCTTCATCGAGGCGCGCTTCCGGGGCTTCGCCGAGGATCAGGCGGAAGAGATAGCCAAGCGCCTCGAGCGCGTGGCCGAGGAAGCCATCGCGTTCGTCAGTGAGGACGCCAAGACCCAGGCGGAGCGCCTGCGCCAGTCGCTGGGGGAGGGCGGCCCCGCGCTCGACCTGGCGGTGAACACGCTGGCTTATGACGTGTCCGTGTTCGCCGTGGGCGCCTTCGGCGTCACGCTCATGGTGCTGAGCAACATCGTGGTGGGTGGGGCCATGGCGCTGGCCGCGCCGGTGCTGGCCTACATCTTCCGCGGGCGCGCCGAGAAGCAGACCAAGGAGCGCGCCAAGGCCGAGGCGCCGAAGGTGGTGGAAGACGCCGCCGCCAAGATGGCCGACGCTTTCGATGCTCGCATCGACGAGTTCGGCAAGCGGCTGACCGACTTCGTGGCACAGGCCAACGCCGAGATGACGCGCAGCGTGGCCGAACTCATCCGCGGTGCCCGTGACGCCCGCAGCCGCGGCGAGGGCGCGCTGGCCGAGCTCAGCTCGGGGACCGGCATGACGCTGGTGCAGCTGGCCGACGAGCGCAGCCACATGGAGAAGCTGCGCGCGTCGCTCTGGGCATAG
- the carA gene encoding glutamine-hydrolyzing carbamoyl-phosphate synthase small subunit, whose product MTTTTQTTPKKAHLALADGTIFTGISVGAEGETTGEAVFTTGMTGYQEVLTDPSYCGQIVTMTAPQIGNTGINDEDPETDRPYLAGFIMRELSPVVSNWRSNRSLHDYLVQHGIVGLANIDTRALTRHIRDNGAQTGVIGTGDPAALVQKAKAAPSMDGLDLTGHVTTATRYEWTESGTPWTTQAASNRHHVVAVDFGIKRNILRCLVDAGCKVTVVPARTSAADILAMKPSGVFLSNGPGDPAAATYAIETIQQLIGKTPLFGICLGHQLLGLALGCKTYKLKFGHRGLNQPVKDLSTGRIEITTQNHGFAVDVDSMGGKATMTHVHLNDGTCQGFEHTETGSFAVQYHPEAAAGPHDSRYLFERFIERMNAASA is encoded by the coding sequence ATGACCACCACCACGCAGACCACGCCCAAGAAGGCGCACCTGGCCCTGGCCGACGGAACCATCTTCACCGGCATCTCGGTGGGCGCCGAGGGCGAGACCACCGGCGAGGCCGTGTTCACCACCGGCATGACGGGCTACCAAGAGGTGCTGACCGACCCTTCGTACTGCGGGCAGATCGTCACCATGACGGCGCCCCAGATCGGGAACACGGGCATCAACGACGAGGACCCTGAGACCGACCGCCCCTACCTCGCGGGCTTCATCATGCGTGAGCTGTCGCCCGTGGTGAGCAACTGGCGCTCCAACCGCTCGCTGCACGACTACCTGGTGCAGCACGGCATCGTGGGCCTCGCCAACATCGACACGCGCGCGCTCACGCGGCACATCCGCGACAACGGCGCGCAGACCGGCGTCATCGGCACGGGTGACCCGGCCGCGTTGGTGCAGAAGGCCAAGGCCGCGCCCTCCATGGACGGGCTGGACCTCACCGGGCACGTCACCACGGCCACGCGCTACGAGTGGACCGAGTCGGGCACCCCCTGGACCACGCAGGCCGCCAGCAACCGTCACCACGTGGTGGCCGTGGACTTCGGCATCAAGCGCAACATCCTGCGCTGCCTGGTGGACGCGGGCTGCAAGGTGACCGTGGTCCCCGCGCGCACCTCGGCGGCAGACATCCTGGCCATGAAGCCCAGCGGCGTGTTCCTGTCCAACGGCCCGGGCGACCCGGCCGCCGCCACGTATGCCATCGAGACCATCCAGCAGCTCATCGGCAAGACGCCGCTGTTCGGCATCTGCCTCGGGCACCAGCTGCTGGGCCTCGCGCTCGGCTGCAAGACCTACAAGCTGAAGTTCGGGCACCGCGGGCTCAACCAGCCCGTGAAGGACCTGAGCACCGGGCGCATCGAGATCACCACCCAGAACCACGGCTTCGCGGTGGACGTGGACTCCATGGGCGGCAAGGCCACCATGACGCACGTGCACCTCAACGACGGCACCTGCCAGGGCTTCGAACACACCGAGACGGGCTCCTTCGCGGTGCAGTACCACCCCGAGGCGGCCGCTGGCCCGCACGACTCGCGCTACCTCTTCGAGCGCTTCATCGAGCGGATGAACGCCGCGAGCGCATGA
- a CDS encoding dihydroorotase yields the protein MLLLLGGRVLDPSTGRDETADVVVDAGRILRVGPGAAGEFAGLDQVERIDCTGKWVVPGFIDLHVHLREPGHEYKEDLASGLAAAAAGGFTTVCPMANTKPCNDNRAITEMMMSGAKSVGRGVRLLPFGALTKGLAGEELAEMGDMRKAGAIGVSDDGRCVMNAAVMRRALEYASTFDLLVSQHAEDHHMTEGAQMHEGEISTRLGLRGWPREAEDIIVARDLILVERTRARYHVAHISSMGAVRLIREAKSRGLRVSAEVTPHHLTMTEQALVTYDTHCKVNPPLRSEEDRAALIAALADGTIDCIATDHAPHSSLEKDCEFSAASVGINGLETAIASTLALVRSGHLSPMRWVDSLSLAPAKLVPDLDAGTLRAGARADITVIDPDRRWTVTREALRSKSFNTPLLNHEVTGGVHRTIAAGQVVYEAPRS from the coding sequence ATGCTGCTCCTTCTCGGTGGCCGCGTGCTCGACCCCTCCACCGGTCGAGACGAGACGGCGGATGTGGTGGTCGACGCGGGGCGTATCCTTCGGGTGGGGCCAGGCGCCGCGGGTGAGTTTGCCGGGCTCGACCAGGTCGAGCGCATCGACTGCACCGGCAAGTGGGTGGTGCCTGGGTTCATCGACCTGCACGTGCATCTGCGCGAGCCGGGCCATGAATACAAGGAAGACTTGGCGTCGGGCCTCGCGGCCGCGGCGGCAGGCGGCTTCACCACGGTGTGCCCCATGGCCAACACCAAGCCCTGCAACGACAACCGCGCCATCACCGAGATGATGATGAGCGGGGCCAAGTCGGTGGGGCGCGGCGTGCGGCTGCTGCCCTTCGGCGCGCTCACCAAGGGCCTGGCCGGCGAAGAGCTCGCCGAGATGGGCGACATGCGCAAAGCCGGCGCCATCGGCGTGAGCGACGACGGCCGCTGCGTGATGAACGCCGCGGTCATGCGCCGCGCGCTCGAGTACGCCAGCACCTTCGACCTGCTGGTGTCGCAGCACGCCGAAGACCACCACATGACCGAGGGCGCGCAGATGCACGAGGGCGAGATCTCCACGCGCCTCGGCCTGCGGGGCTGGCCGCGCGAGGCGGAAGACATCATCGTGGCGCGCGACCTCATCCTGGTGGAGCGCACGCGGGCTCGCTACCACGTGGCGCACATCTCCAGCATGGGCGCGGTGCGCTTGATTCGTGAGGCCAAGTCGCGTGGGCTGCGGGTGTCCGCCGAGGTCACGCCGCACCACCTCACCATGACCGAGCAGGCGCTCGTCACGTACGACACGCACTGCAAGGTGAACCCGCCGCTGCGCTCGGAAGAAGACCGCGCGGCGCTCATCGCGGCCCTGGCCGACGGCACCATCGACTGCATCGCCACCGACCATGCGCCGCACTCCTCGCTCGAGAAGGACTGCGAGTTCTCGGCGGCGTCGGTGGGCATCAACGGCCTCGAGACGGCCATCGCCAGCACGCTCGCGTTGGTGCGCAGCGGTCACCTCAGCCCCATGCGCTGGGTGGACTCGCTGTCGCTCGCGCCCGCCAAGCTGGTGCCCGACCTGGACGCCGGCACGCTGCGGGCTGGCGCGCGGGCGGACATCACCGTCATCGACCCCGACCGTCGCTGGACCGTCACGCGAGAAGCGCTACGCTCGAAGTCGTTCAACACCCCCCTGCTGAACCACGAAGTCACGGGCGGCGTCCACCGGACCATCGCCGCGGGGCAAGTCGTGTACGAGGCGCCCCGCTCATGA
- a CDS encoding homoserine kinase, with product MAVYTSLSPEDASRITNAHALGPCLHITPVSAGSVNSNFFLVSEGGRHFLRIYEEQGTDGVEYEWQLLDFLGRAGVAVPKRVTGTLPGQICVAGKPTALFEVVTGQDICGGLFDTARAQRVGATLAEIHQAGRAFPVRRESRFRRDTLPQRLDVAEGHGRPELVEPIATLRAMCAEVDGGYPTNLPRGVIHGDMFRDNVFWEGTRVSAVIDWESASDGDLLYDLAVVFLAWCYGDDFRWDEARALFAGYTAIRPLEASEVAALRTLCLAGAARFSTTRILDFHLRSGGVGERVMKDYRRFLARASTLAALTNDQLASRLL from the coding sequence ATGGCGGTCTACACCTCGCTCAGCCCCGAAGACGCGAGCCGTATCACCAATGCGCACGCTCTCGGACCCTGCCTTCACATCACGCCCGTCTCCGCGGGCAGCGTAAACTCCAACTTCTTCCTTGTTTCCGAGGGGGGCAGGCACTTCCTCCGCATCTATGAGGAGCAGGGCACGGACGGGGTGGAGTACGAGTGGCAGCTGCTCGACTTCCTGGGCCGGGCAGGGGTGGCGGTCCCGAAAAGAGTGACCGGTACCCTCCCGGGGCAGATCTGTGTCGCCGGAAAGCCCACCGCTCTGTTCGAAGTCGTGACCGGCCAGGACATCTGCGGCGGGCTCTTCGACACGGCGCGAGCACAGCGGGTGGGGGCTACGCTCGCCGAAATCCACCAGGCGGGCAGGGCGTTTCCGGTGCGACGCGAGAGTAGGTTCAGGCGTGATACGCTGCCGCAGCGGCTCGACGTCGCCGAGGGCCACGGCCGTCCCGAGCTGGTGGAGCCCATCGCCACGCTGCGCGCCATGTGCGCGGAGGTGGACGGGGGCTACCCCACCAACCTGCCGCGCGGGGTCATTCACGGAGACATGTTCCGGGACAACGTGTTCTGGGAGGGCACCCGGGTGTCGGCGGTCATCGACTGGGAGAGCGCTTCGGACGGGGATCTGCTCTACGACCTGGCGGTGGTGTTCCTGGCCTGGTGCTATGGCGACGACTTCCGCTGGGATGAGGCGCGGGCGCTGTTCGCCGGGTACACGGCCATCCGGCCGCTCGAGGCCAGCGAGGTGGCCGCGCTGCGCACCCTCTGCTTGGCGGGTGCGGCGCGCTTCTCCACCACACGTATCCTGGACTTTCACCTGCGCAGCGGCGGGGTGGGGGAGCGCGTCATGAAGGACTACCGGCGGTTCCTGGCGCGGGCCAGCACCCTGGCCGCGCTCACCAACGACCAGCTGGCGAGCCGGTTGCTGTAG